The following are encoded in a window of Nibricoccus aquaticus genomic DNA:
- a CDS encoding YeeE/YedE family protein encodes MFSENYSSLHALAGGVLIGLGTLLACAATGNTIGISGVFSKVLRRKRGEMVRWALFLAGLMTGALVVMRVFPAATVFASRQSLYVVALAGVLVGFGTRFSGGCTSGHGVSGIGMGSKSGIVATVVFMAAGMATVYVIKHVVGGLNS; translated from the coding sequence ATGTTCTCGGAAAACTACAGTTCGCTACATGCGCTGGCTGGAGGGGTTTTGATTGGGTTGGGTACGTTGCTGGCGTGCGCGGCCACGGGAAACACGATCGGGATCTCCGGAGTGTTCAGCAAAGTGCTCAGGAGAAAACGCGGGGAGATGGTGCGCTGGGCTTTGTTTTTGGCGGGCCTTATGACCGGTGCGCTGGTGGTGATGCGGGTGTTTCCCGCGGCGACGGTTTTTGCATCGCGGCAGTCGCTGTACGTGGTGGCGTTGGCGGGGGTGCTGGTGGGGTTTGGCACGCGCTTCAGCGGAGGGTGCACGAGCGGGCATGGCGTGTCGGGCATCGGGATGGGCTCGAAGTCAGGCATCGTGGCGACGGTGGTCTTCATGGCCGCGGGCATGGCGACGGTCTACGTGATCAAGCATGTCGTGGGAGGGCTGAACTCATGA
- a CDS encoding DUF6691 family protein: protein MSRQLFCVLGAGILFGAGLAISGMADPARVIGFLDVAGSWDYSLAFVMGGAVGTFGLGLLVWRRLSGGRGWFGTTLPVNDPSPVDRPLVVGAVIFGIGWGLGGFCPGPAIANLGALRIEALVFVPMMALGMLLARRLAGVDRD, encoded by the coding sequence ATGAGCCGCCAATTATTCTGTGTGCTCGGGGCGGGGATTTTATTTGGAGCGGGCCTGGCGATTTCCGGGATGGCCGATCCGGCGCGGGTGATCGGCTTTCTGGATGTGGCGGGGAGCTGGGATTACTCGCTGGCGTTCGTGATGGGCGGCGCGGTGGGCACGTTTGGGCTGGGGCTGCTGGTGTGGCGCAGGCTCAGCGGGGGGCGTGGGTGGTTTGGCACTACGCTGCCGGTGAACGATCCGTCGCCGGTTGACCGGCCGCTCGTGGTGGGCGCGGTGATCTTTGGGATTGGCTGGGGGCTCGGGGGATTTTGTCCGGGGCCGGCGATAGCGAATCTCGGGGCGCTGCGGATCGAGGCGCTGGTGTTTGTCCCGATGATGGCGCTAGGGATGTTGCTGGCGCGGCGGCTGGCGGGTGTGGACCGGGATTAG